One window of the Vigna radiata var. radiata cultivar VC1973A chromosome 1, Vradiata_ver6, whole genome shotgun sequence genome contains the following:
- the LOC106757517 gene encoding F-box/kelch-repeat protein At3g23880-like, producing MAGILPRELILEILSWLPVTSLIRFRCVSKTWKFLISDPYLVKLHLERSSRTPQILLLERQRYKSQCFLAGLDSLPCLIQNPAPSSCGRILPCPEPYKYYLFGSCNGLLSLHDSLFTNQYEEHWVCFWNPATKHCSRPSPRLRLKYGGIGFHYDVNFGFGYDDKRNSYKVVAMLLDWNRHQMSVWVYSMGDVRWRRSLMTSLTFLNIDSNGYFLNGTINWIGLSSGEAKCLSYDLNNDTCRCFSVPEFIPENSGFPSMGVLNDCLCVCLDIERTVFVVLALKDVRDEKSWSRLVCVSYQTLIMSPYYYKLRILCMWGDLLLLAYSNWDANNIIITFNLKENKIERTRTYYKKFPNRIFSCNYVPSLILLT from the coding sequence ATGGCTGGAATACTCCCTCGTGAACTCATACTGGAAATTCTGTCATGGCTTCCTGTGACGAGTCTCATCAGATTCAGGTGCGTTTCAAAGACATGGAAATTTCTTATATCTGATCCTTATTTGGTGAAATTGCACCTTGAGAGGTCTTCCAGAACCCCACAAATCCTCTTACTGGAGAGACAGAGATACAAGAGTCAATGTTTCTTGGCTGGTTTAGACTCTTTACCTTGTTTAATCCAAAACCCTGCACCCTCTTCTTGTGGTCGTATCTTACCATGTCCCGAAccctataaatattatttattcgGTTCTTGCAATGGTTTGCTTTCTCTACATGACTCTCTTTTCACAAATCAGTATGAAGAGCACTGGGTCTGCTTTTGGAACCCTGCCACAAAACATTGCTCCAGACCTTCACCAAGATTGCGTCTCAAATACGGCGGCATTGGTTTTCACTATGATGTGAATTTTGGGTTTGGGTACGATGATAAGAGGAATAGTTACAAGGTGGTGGCAATGCTTTTGGATTGGAATAGACATCAAATGAGTGTGTGGGTTTACTCTATGGGTGACGTACGTTGGAGACGTTCTTTAATGACCTCTCTGACTTTTCTCAATATTGACAGTAATGGATACTTTCTGAATGGCACTATTAACTGGATAGGACTTTCTTCGGGAGAAGCGAAGTGTTTGTCGTATGATCTAAATAACGATACTTGCAGATGTTTTTCGGTGCCTGAATTCATTCCTGAAAATTCTGGTTTTCCTTCTATGGGAGTTTTGAATGATTGTCTCTGTGTTTGTTTAGATATAGAGAGGACAGTCTTTGTTGTATTAGCATTGAAGGACGTTCGAGACGAAAAATCATGGAGTCGGTTGGTTTGTGTAAGTTATCAAACCCTAATTATGTCTCCTTATTACTATAAGCTGCGGATTTTGTGCATGTGGGGTGATCTGTTGTTGCTCGCATATTCAAATTGGGATGCTAACAATATCATCATTACCTTTAAtttgaaggaaaataaaatagaacgtACTCGAACTTACTACAAGAAGTTTCCAAATCGCATCTTCTCGTGTAATTATGTTCCAAGCTTGATTTTGCTTACTTGA